One Edaphobacter lichenicola DNA window includes the following coding sequences:
- a CDS encoding glycosyltransferase family 2 protein, with protein sequence MTPVKPLISIVVPVFNEEANILPFYDAVCAETGKLEDLYRFEFVFTDNHSSDQTFPLLRDLAARDSRVHAYRFSRNFGFQRSIMTGYTRARGDAAIQLDVDLQDPPELIATFLQEWQQGADVVYGVRIKRQESWLLNLQRIIFYRLIDRLSEEKIPVDAGDFRLISRRIIDLLKSFEDAQPYLRGTIATMGFKQVGIPYSRNARLRGESKFPFSKLVSLALDGILNHSVVPLRLSTYFGLIISVITLISIIGYTSAKLIFRSQWPAGFATLAALSLASISINAMLLGIIGEYLGRMYQQLKKQPLTIIEDVAGVAEGDNLSLTSTVTNSLSGN encoded by the coding sequence TTGACCCCGGTAAAGCCGCTTATTTCAATCGTAGTGCCTGTCTTCAACGAGGAGGCGAACATCCTTCCTTTCTACGATGCCGTGTGCGCTGAGACGGGAAAACTAGAGGACTTATACCGGTTCGAATTTGTCTTCACCGACAATCACAGCTCTGATCAGACCTTTCCCCTGCTGCGGGATCTCGCCGCGCGAGATAGCCGGGTCCATGCCTATCGATTCTCGAGAAACTTCGGATTCCAGCGCTCGATCATGACAGGTTACACCCGCGCGCGTGGCGACGCAGCGATCCAGCTTGACGTTGACCTCCAGGATCCTCCCGAGTTGATCGCGACATTTTTGCAGGAGTGGCAGCAGGGAGCCGATGTCGTCTATGGCGTCCGCATCAAACGGCAGGAGTCCTGGCTTCTCAATCTGCAAAGAATCATCTTCTATCGTCTGATCGATCGACTCAGCGAAGAGAAGATTCCGGTCGATGCGGGCGACTTTCGTCTGATCAGCCGGCGCATCATCGATCTCCTCAAGAGCTTCGAAGACGCTCAACCCTACTTGCGCGGCACCATCGCCACGATGGGCTTCAAGCAGGTTGGAATACCGTACAGCCGCAATGCCAGGCTTCGCGGAGAGAGTAAATTCCCGTTTTCAAAGTTGGTGTCGCTCGCGCTGGATGGAATCCTGAATCATTCTGTGGTGCCGCTCCGTCTCTCCACCTACTTCGGACTTATCATCTCGGTGATCACGTTGATATCGATCATCGGCTACACCTCGGCAAAGCTGATCTTCCGCTCGCAATGGCCGGCAGGCTTTGCCACACTGGCCGCTCTCAGCCTGGCATCGATCAGCATCAATGCGATGCTTCTCGGCATCATCGGCGAATATCTTGGCCGTATGTATCAACAGCTGAAGAAGCAGCCTC
- a CDS encoding NAD-dependent epimerase/dehydratase family protein, translated as MLRSADLSGKRVVVTGATGFLGGYVVDQLQRADATVIAVADRSRTARRPEHPARSIETLWFDRPDKLAESVQSAKPDYVVHLHAAVTTNRSAEAVRSTLETNLLPSLDLMTACAEMQVKRLILLGSGEEFGPVTGPFDENTASDPASPYGASKAAITAYARMFHRAFQLPVVVLRPSVVYGPFQAPRMLIPQVLQSLFEGKEIAVTEGRQTRDFIHVEDVAKGVVSALVREGVEGRSFNLASGEVVTVRDCLERIERITRRHGLIRYGALPYKTGEIFSYEPIAETTFSALNWRPAISLEEGLTKTWKSVRDC; from the coding sequence ATGTTGAGAAGTGCAGACCTCTCCGGGAAGAGAGTCGTCGTTACCGGGGCGACCGGCTTCCTCGGAGGCTATGTTGTCGATCAGCTTCAGAGAGCCGACGCAACCGTCATTGCCGTCGCCGACCGCAGCCGCACCGCTCGTCGTCCCGAACACCCAGCCAGATCCATCGAAACGCTCTGGTTCGACCGGCCGGACAAGCTGGCAGAATCGGTTCAATCCGCGAAACCCGACTACGTGGTCCATCTTCACGCAGCGGTAACGACAAATCGCAGCGCCGAAGCGGTTCGAAGCACGCTCGAGACGAATCTGCTTCCCTCGCTCGATCTTATGACGGCTTGCGCAGAGATGCAGGTGAAGCGGCTTATCCTCCTCGGCTCGGGTGAGGAGTTCGGTCCAGTCACCGGACCCTTCGATGAGAACACCGCATCGGACCCCGCCTCGCCCTACGGCGCCAGCAAGGCGGCGATCACAGCCTATGCCAGGATGTTTCATCGCGCCTTTCAGCTTCCTGTCGTGGTTCTCAGGCCATCGGTCGTCTATGGCCCCTTTCAGGCTCCGCGCATGCTCATCCCACAGGTGCTGCAATCGCTCTTCGAAGGAAAAGAGATTGCAGTCACCGAAGGCAGGCAGACACGCGACTTTATCCACGTGGAGGATGTAGCAAAGGGTGTCGTCAGCGCTCTTGTAAGAGAGGGCGTCGAGGGTCGTTCCTTCAACCTGGCCTCTGGTGAAGTGGTTACGGTGAGAGATTGCCTGGAACGGATCGAGCGCATCACACGGCGCCACGGGCTCATTCGCTACGGAGCCCTTCCGTATAAGACAGGCGAGATCTTTTCCTACGAACCGATTGCAGAGACAACTTTTTCCGCTCTCAACTGGCGTCCAGCCATCTCCCTGGAAGAGGGCCTCACCAAAACCTGGAAGTCCGTTCGTGATTGTTGA